The window aagggGCCAAATCTACCTTTAAAAAGactagaagaaatatatatcgatGGAGTTGAATgattaagaaaagagaaaataaagaagaagaagaagaagaagaaaggaaaaaaaagttataaacaaaaacaaagaagcaaaaaagaagaggagaagttGTAAAACTATGCCAGAGTGTTCGTTTATTTGCAGTTTGtattttatgaaaagaaagaaagagagagaaagagagagagagagagagagagagagagagagagagcgcatatataaatttctccattatataatattcgtttatatacgaaatgaagcGTTGCCTATAAAGACAAAAGATAAACCTttcctcttaaaaaaaaaaaaaaaaaaaaaaaaaaaaaaaaaaaaaaaaaattaaaagaaaaaagaaatgaaaatgacgTGTAATTTGCTacgtattcatttttatatcgtcGATAACGTAAACACTTTTCGATACTACCGATAAACTATCGCGATTGTCatgattaaaagaagaaaaaaataggggaattattataataatgataataataataataattctttgtttatctttttttttctttatttcttttttgctcgtaatttcttttccttctttttttttttatttttttttatttttttatttttttttattttctttttttacaacagCGACTGTGACTGTCCAAGACTGTTTCCTATTCGAAAGcattttctatcgattttcTATCGAACTATCCTCAAACTGCCTAAGTAGTTGTTTCGATGGAGTTTTCCTAATGGTTCCTATTAATCAGCGAAATATCTGATAACTTCGAACAATAGCTTTGCgccgatgatgatgatgatgatttgcTCGTTCTCGTTCCAATTGTCAGATTGTCTCAAAATTCGAGATAAAccttaaacattttttatgtttGCTCGGTCTAAGTTTTGTatcaaactttttttataCCGAGTAAGTGAAAggtatatagaaaatttggGACGATCATTGCTTTTACATATCgagatatacatattattctaTAAACTATATCTACGTTTAGCAAACTCGTTTTATTCAGTCCAGTGACttccatttttataaaaacacatacaatatatatatatatatatatatatatatatatatatatatatatatatatatatatatatatatatatatatatatatatatatatatatatatatatatatacatatcagaTGTATTGAAGTTAAAACTTATTAgctagaaaaaaatttacaatcaaATATGATATCATTCGTTCTCACCGACATATATTACCATATTTTATTAGggtgctaataataattattaaaagtaaaaaaaaataataataattttgctttaattatattacttatatgtatatgtatttcgtgtgctttcaaatatttcatcgGAGGAGGATGATTTACGAGAAACTTAATTTATATTGAGGAAGAACGAATATCGAATGTTTGTTAATACTTAAGTTTACTGACGTTTTAACTgtaattcatttcatttaacaaattgttttttgttttcgttattcgagAAAAGCACATAAATTGTGCCGCAATTTGTGCGCGATcgttactttatatatatatatagggaagaaaaaaagaagtcatacatacctacatacacatacacacacacatatgcacacacgcacgcacgtacacACGTGCATACGGGTTTATAAGAGAATGTCTCGTTTAGAGTGATCGAGAGGATATATAGAATAGATCTAATTTTCCtttgatgatattaaaaatcaattactctttttcgAAAGACTTTAAagaacaaattcttttttcttttttttggtcaAATTGTAAAACTGCAAATACAGCTTGTTAAACTATCAATCTAACTACAATCCTAATCTTGAAAgggaataattgatttttagtGTCACGTAAGAACTTTTGGATCATTCTGTATAATGCTTATATATCCTATTGTAATCGctaaagtaaaaataagaaagtgagagagaatgagagagagagagagagagaaagagaggaagagagaaagagaaagacaaattgATTATTAAGTGTGACACAGATGCGGGCTactttgtacatacatatatacgtacatacatgcatacatacataaagcgtgaaaaaaaatgtgatttTACTTTTACATGACCAGTGctgcacatacacatacacgctaATGCAcgaacatacacacatacactaaTTACACAGGAGCACTCATTTAATCCGCGAGGATATGTGATTTTACTTTTAAGACCAATCCGTGCTAAGTCGTTTTTTACAGTTAGGAATTTCTCCGATAGGAGGGCCAGTAacgcaaaaaaataaaataaaaatgaagaagagaagatgaaaaaaaaaacgtatcaTACTCCCATTCACTTTTAAGGATCCGCTTGTTGTGCCTAACTTGCGCGTCGATCAAAAAAGTGaccattaataaataataaataataataaataataaataataataataataataataataataataataataataataataataataataataataataataataataggagtaagAATATACTAGGAAATCGTCTTAAAGACGttcttgtaaaagaaaataaaaagaggaatgaatgagaaagagagcggCGGAAAGAGTTGGGgcaaaatggaaaagagaggattagtaagaaaaattaaattttcttactgaatgaaaaaaattgaaaagaaaaaaaaaagaaataaataaaaaacagggAAGTCAAAGTTGTGATGGATCGTTTCGTGATATTTCACGTGAAAGATAAATACGAACGTGACCCCGTATAAATTCGCTTTATTCGTTGAATTTTGCGTGTGTTGTTAGAGATACGCCGATAGGGGGCCGagcgtattattattgtaataatcggTGAATTTAGTAGAGATAATTAGGCCCAGAGACTTTATAAATGTGTTGAAATTTCACGTAGTAACAGTCGTCGTAGATTTACTATCTCGTggcatatcgttattagtggaGGACGCCTctgtaaacgaaaaaaaaagaaagaaagaaagaaaaaaaaagatataaatttttgattataaaacgacgaagaaatttctttattaatttttttttgtctcgtcTTCTCGATCTAATTCGTCGTAATTAAAAACACTTTCGTATACagtgtattatattaatcgagaaattgattgatttttttttctctaattgtGACactaaaagaaaacaaaaaaagaaagaaagaaatgaaattaatcgatgaaaaatcaCACTTTCGTAATTTTTAGGAATCAATCATTCGAAACGTTCGAGCGGTCTTCCTcgtgtcgtttttttttttttacttttctcttcgattctcttatttttgtatccttttttttgtttttttttgataataggATCGTTATAACTCGTAtaactaagaaaaaaaataaaaataaaataatataataattttcttcgattagATACGATTTCATTGAAGAacgaacgacgatgacgacgacaacgacgacgatgacgatgacgatgacgaaaaCGATAAAGAGTAAACGAGGCAAGACCGCTTTCGTTTATAATCTATCGAATACTATTAATCTATATAAGATTGGGCTGCTGTATTTTTACACGGACTTTGTACAAATAACAAAAGCCGTAAAGGTGACGCCTTTCCGTGcgacatgtatatatatacctatgtactAATAAATAATGGGCGAAACTtcggatatttttattaaattcccaaaataaatatagattttcGTTTAATCCAGATTTTCTTACAATTAATGTTTATGACTTTTCTGCACATTCGTCCtgaatatctttttgtttcttcaataatttcattgcatattcaactttattatttattataattttcctcAAATCTTCACCATATTGATTAtctgaaatgaaaatgaataatctcgatataataattattgatagtaATGAcgagaagatattttttttgaatcgTTAGAATTTATACTCTTTCGTCGTTTCTCCTCTAGCTTTTGTTTAGTTTCTTCGTCGAGTTTTAATTGTTTCTCGTAAAGATTATGTGTAAAATTTATCTCCATATATTgttccttcatctttttctcagTTGCGGCAATTCTATATTGTACCTAATATGTGAACGGTAAGAAAATGTTTAACACGTTCCGTGCCAAGCAATTTTTGCCTGACTTGTCATTCAGgccatttgatattttaattaaagaaaaaagtggtACACGTGGCCTGAAGATCAAGTTTAACATGTACTCCTGGTGGTACACATGGCACGGAAcgtgttaattaaatattcgtaaaaaGCAGCAGTAATGAACtgatgattagaaaaaaaaaagaaagaaaaaaagatttcttatttactatatatattttgtttttgttttgtttatcttGTATTGTTTGTAATTTATTAGCGACCCAAGAGAATTTGTCACTTCATTCAATGTGACTCCGACTACCAACAAGATTGGACATCACTGTTGTAAATATTTgcttaaaatgaaaaaaaaaagaaaacgtttatCTTGCCATTTCGTCCAAGATTTTTTTAGCTCGTAATCGCTTTTCCAAAGCTAATCTTAAAGATTCTTCagcttcttttgttttctttttttccaaatacAATTCATTGCAAATggcttctttttccttcatcttAATTTCATCATCCAACATCTTCCTCGCAATTTTTTCTGTCGTCGCTTCTCTCATTGCACTAATGTCTTtctataacaaagaaaaaagaaaaaaaaagaaaaaaaaaacaaaatactttttatttcaatacgagaaaatcatattttttctttttttttcttcggcgACTAACGATgcgtttacttttttctccatttgtCTTTTATGTTCAACTTCTTTCTCAACAATGATCTcagcaatttttttattttcctcattaATCGCAGCCTTTTGTATGTCCTTCCATACTTTTCTCGCCTCAAAAGTAGCTTCTTTTTCAGCTTGTAAACAcgtttgaatttctttcttacgttCCTCAGCACGAATATCTTCTTCGTGAATAACGTCGATCATTTGTTCGATTATCTTACGTTCACGTTGCCTCTCCTCATCAAATTCTTGCAATATACgacgtttttcaataatttgatTCTGCAAATCGGCACGATAAAGtagtttattttcttccaattTTGCCAATTGCATTTTATCCAATGTGTCGTCGAAGTACCATTGTCGAATGATATCGATAGATTGcgaatcttttttaatcttctctTCCAATAATCGTGATTGTAAATCAACAAAAGAACAAGCCGTAGGAGAtcggaataattttttcttacatttcaAATCACGCAATTCTCGCGCTTCTTCATCTGCAAatttcaaatcaaatcaaattggCGCCATCATTCGAATCGAGCATTCGACTTCGATAGatacatcgatattatcgatagacAATTAAtgagattatttattattcattaaacgTGATTAAGAactattatgaaaattttacttttaagaCGTGCCAATTCCTGAGCTAATTTATAAGATCTTTCGATTTGTCGATTTCGTAAATCCCGAGCTTTTTGAGAAGAAAcgagtttttccttttcttcgatttctaAACGGTTTAGATCTAAACGTCGTATGGATCGTACGATATCGCCTTTCTTCATGATCCTTTCCCGTTCCAATTCTATCTCGTCTTCACGTGCATCCTTCATCATTTTCTTACTCTCTAGAATCTCTAAGTTCTCTCGTACCTGCATTttctattttgatattattcacctaattttattttttttcttttattaaataatttataattttccgtGATTCTAATATAGGTTATTTCACGCTTCACGATTGCGCACgaatttatgtattaaaagGAGACATATTCTTATTGGTCTATTACACGTATCGATCCAAGGTCACGTGacaattgataatatatatagacgaCTTTTAAATTTGAATTGGCGGTAACAAgttgaataaataattcttcttataattattaagcaTTTTATTcgcgaaatgaaaaaaaaaaaaaagtaaaatacgataatatattattttcgtgaaagctttatttcattataattttatagagCAGTTTGTAAAAGTATATCGATccgtaataattttcaataaaatataaattcggatcatttaatttaacatCTTAAAAGAACACAATAACGTTTTACAGTAAATAATTGCTTTTCGATTAGCTTATAAAGTAACAAGTCGTAGTTGTAGatcttaaaaaggaaaaaaaaaaaaaaaaaaaaaaaaaaaaaaaaaaagaagaaaaaagaagaaaaaatgcatTTATAAACGTCATGATTATACGGACTTATATTTTGAGATGATCATATAGCAGTTTCGTCcctgtaattttatattttatttaaaacaaatgcTGCAATTACTTTTTGCATATATCATGAATAATTTACATAGCATGGCAGcatatatttaagataatatttaaatcagCGTACAAAATCCACTATTCCCTGTGGATATCGGTTGATGggcttttgtctttttttttttattttttttattttttttttatttttttttatttatttatttattttttttttggaaattaCGTCCaaagaaattgtttatttatagaCTGCTACTTATTCCGTAGGTGAAGCATCACATATCTTTGTCTCAGTCTCAGGTACTTTTAGAACTCGTGGACCATATAGAAGAACATACGCACAATGCCAATCACCA of the Vespa crabro chromosome 4, iyVesCrab1.2, whole genome shotgun sequence genome contains:
- the LOC124423848 gene encoding meiosis-specific nuclear structural protein 1-like, coding for MQVRENLEILESKKMMKDAREDEIELERERIMKKGDIVRSIRRLDLNRLEIEEKEKLVSSQKARDLRNRQIERSYKLAQELARLKNEEARELRDLKCKKKLFRSPTACSFVDLQSRLLEEKIKKDSQSIDIIRQWYFDDTLDKMQLAKLEENKLLYRADLQNQIIEKRRILQEFDEERQRERKIIEQMIDVIHEEDIRAEERKKEIQTCLQAEKEATFEARKVWKDIQKAAINEENKKIAEIIVEKEVEHKRQMEKKKDISAMREATTEKIARKMLDDEIKMKEKEAICNELYLEKKKTKEAEESLRLALEKRLRAKKILDEMVQYRIAATEKKMKEQYMEINFTHNLYEKQLKLDEETKQKLEEKRRKNNQYGEDLRKIIINNKVEYAMKLLKKQKDIQDECAEKS